A window of the Parabacteroides merdae ATCC 43184 genome harbors these coding sequences:
- the thiL gene encoding thiamine-phosphate kinase gives MSNRTEISTLGEFGLIRHLTDRIEIKNNSTIKGVGDDAAILSYEDRQVLVTTDLLLEGIHFDLTYVPLKHLGYKSAVVNFSDIYAMNGQPKQITVSLGISKRFSVEDVEDFYAGLKLACDVYGVDIVGGDTSASLTGLCISITCIGEGERDKVVLRSGAQETDLICVSGDLGAAYMGLQLLEREKRIFKGEKDFTPDFTGKEYLLERQLKPEARKDIIEMLRHAGIIPTAMMDISDGLSSELLHISKESNVGCRVYEDRIPIDYQTAAMAEQFNMNLVTAALNGGEDYELLFTVPLTDHDKVSEMKGVKVIGHITKPDLGNYLVGRDGGEVELKAQGWNSLEE, from the coding sequence ATGAGTAACAGGACAGAAATATCAACATTAGGCGAATTCGGTTTGATTCGCCACCTAACTGACAGGATTGAAATAAAGAATAATAGTACGATAAAGGGCGTAGGCGATGATGCGGCAATCCTCTCCTATGAGGATAGACAAGTGCTTGTCACCACCGATCTATTATTGGAAGGTATTCATTTCGACTTGACTTATGTACCTTTAAAACATCTCGGATATAAATCGGCTGTTGTAAATTTCTCCGATATTTATGCCATGAACGGCCAGCCTAAGCAGATCACTGTATCACTTGGTATTTCCAAACGTTTTTCTGTTGAGGATGTAGAAGATTTTTATGCTGGGCTAAAGTTGGCCTGTGATGTATATGGAGTCGATATTGTCGGAGGAGACACTTCTGCTTCTTTAACAGGGCTTTGCATCAGTATCACTTGTATTGGGGAAGGAGAAAGAGACAAAGTTGTTCTTCGCAGTGGAGCCCAAGAAACGGATTTGATATGTGTTTCCGGGGATTTAGGAGCTGCTTATATGGGATTGCAATTATTAGAACGCGAAAAAAGGATATTTAAAGGTGAAAAAGATTTCACACCGGATTTTACAGGCAAAGAATATCTGTTGGAACGTCAATTGAAGCCGGAAGCTCGTAAAGATATTATAGAGATGCTTCGTCATGCGGGGATTATCCCTACAGCAATGATGGACATATCAGACGGTCTGTCTTCCGAACTTTTGCATATTTCAAAAGAAAGTAATGTCGGATGTCGCGTATATGAAGATAGAATTCCTATCGATTATCAAACGGCTGCAATGGCTGAACAATTTAATATGAATTTGGTAACTGCAGCTTTAAATGGTGGTGAAGACTATGAATTACTTTTCACTGTTCCTCTCACTGATCATGATAAAGTATCTGAAATGAAAGGTGTTAAAGTAATCGGTCATATTACAAAACCCGATCTCGGTAACTACTTGGTAGGTCGTGATGGAGGCGAAGTCGAACTAAAAGCACAAGGCTGGAATTCTTTGGAAGAATAA
- a CDS encoding site-specific integrase — protein MKQGTMNILFFVLKTKLLKNGEAPVLMRITINGSYDDARIQRSVPLNLWNAAKGCSKGRDRASIALNTYIAELHARALEKHKELVLEQALITPKLILKRVFGKDTEMRTLLGTMQDGIKEMETLTGIDYSPVTINRYKNVVKKLQRLIPSYYGKEDITFHELTPEFIRAFDIYLKTEGGLCRNTIVRYMKCFKKFTNMALAKEWMRKNPFYGYKMEQDETDPVFLTYDELQAVMKKKFTIPRLELVRDIFVFACFTGLAFSDVATLSGENLVQDNLGDWWIRKGRVKLEHRRKASSISNIPLLPVPLAILEKYREHPICVKKGCCLPVMCNQKMNSYLKEIADFCGIKKNLTTHVARHTFGTTVTLANNVPLQDVSVMLGHASTRMTQHYARVMNSSLKEAMNNVKERLEW, from the coding sequence ATGAAACAAGGAACAATGAACATTCTTTTTTTCGTGCTCAAAACGAAATTGTTGAAAAACGGTGAGGCCCCCGTACTGATGCGGATAACCATCAACGGGAGCTACGACGATGCCCGTATCCAAAGAAGCGTGCCTCTGAACTTATGGAATGCGGCCAAAGGATGCAGCAAGGGCAGGGACAGGGCATCCATCGCATTGAATACCTATATTGCGGAGTTACACGCACGTGCCCTCGAGAAACACAAGGAACTGGTATTGGAACAGGCCCTGATTACCCCGAAACTGATCCTGAAACGTGTTTTCGGGAAAGACACCGAAATGCGTACATTGCTCGGTACCATGCAGGATGGCATCAAGGAAATGGAAACACTGACAGGCATAGACTACTCTCCCGTTACGATCAACCGGTACAAGAACGTGGTGAAGAAATTGCAGCGGCTTATCCCCTCTTATTACGGCAAGGAGGATATCACCTTCCATGAGCTGACACCGGAGTTCATCCGCGCGTTTGACATTTACCTGAAAACGGAGGGGGGACTGTGCCGTAACACGATAGTCCGCTACATGAAATGTTTCAAGAAATTCACCAACATGGCATTGGCAAAGGAATGGATGCGTAAGAATCCCTTTTACGGTTACAAGATGGAACAGGACGAGACCGATCCGGTATTCCTGACCTACGACGAGTTGCAGGCCGTCATGAAAAAGAAATTCACCATCCCACGGCTCGAGCTGGTCAGGGACATATTTGTCTTCGCGTGCTTCACCGGTCTGGCGTTCTCCGATGTCGCCACTCTGAGTGGTGAAAACCTGGTACAGGACAATCTCGGTGACTGGTGGATAAGGAAGGGAAGGGTCAAGTTGGAACACCGCAGAAAAGCGTCTTCCATCAGCAACATCCCGCTGCTGCCCGTTCCACTGGCCATATTGGAGAAATACAGGGAACATCCGATCTGCGTAAAGAAAGGATGCTGCCTGCCTGTCATGTGCAACCAGAAAATGAACAGCTACCTCAAGGAAATCGCCGATTTCTGCGGCATAAAGAAAAATCTGACCACGCATGTGGCCAGGCACACTTTCGGGACCACCGTCACGCTCGCCAACAATGTACCCTTGCAGGACGTGTCCGTCATGCTCGGACATGCCTCCACACGCATGACGCAGCATTATGCGCGGGTCATGAACAGCAGCCTGAAAGAGGCGATGAACAATGTGAAGGAACGTCTGGAATGGTAA
- a CDS encoding IS1380-like element ISBvu1 family transposase gives MAKVQIKFDSITPFGGIFSIMEQFDALLSDVIDSTLGLRSRTYGYQYSEIIRSLMCVFFCGGSCIEDISTHLMPHLSLHPKLKTCSADTILRAIKELTTDNITYSSPDSGKSYDFNTADTMTELLVKSLIATGELCQEQGYDLDFDHQFIETEKYDAKRTYKKFTGYSPGVAVIGDHIVGIENRDGNTNVRFCQQCTLERIFTRLEWNGIHINRARMDCGSCSEEIVDTVKAHCKYFYIRANRCSAFYEDMFALRGWKAEEINGIRFELNSIVVEKWKGKPYRLVIQRQRRADDIRELWEGEYTYRCILTNDFESDIRDVVEFYNLRGGKERILDDMNNGFGWKHLPKSFMAENAVYLLMTALIRNFYKTIIRKLNVKDFGLSISSRIKTFVFKYISVAAKWIRTSRTYVLNIYTENPAYKIAFQQDFG, from the coding sequence ATGGCTAAAGTACAAATAAAATTCGATTCAATCACACCTTTTGGCGGAATATTTTCAATCATGGAGCAATTTGATGCTCTTTTATCGGACGTAATCGACTCCACATTAGGACTGCGTAGCAGAACCTATGGTTACCAATACAGTGAAATCATCCGTTCTCTCATGTGCGTATTCTTCTGTGGCGGCTCGTGCATTGAAGACATATCCACTCATCTCATGCCCCATCTTTCCCTGCATCCCAAACTTAAAACCTGCAGCGCAGACACGATTCTTCGCGCCATAAAAGAACTGACTACAGACAACATAACGTATTCATCTCCAGACTCAGGTAAATCATATGACTTCAATACAGCTGACACAATGACCGAATTGTTGGTCAAGTCTCTCATTGCTACCGGAGAATTATGTCAGGAGCAGGGTTACGATCTGGATTTTGACCACCAGTTCATTGAAACGGAGAAGTATGATGCCAAACGTACATACAAGAAGTTCACAGGATACAGCCCGGGAGTGGCCGTTATAGGTGACCATATTGTCGGCATTGAAAATCGGGATGGCAACACGAATGTCCGGTTCTGTCAGCAGTGTACATTGGAAAGAATCTTCACCAGGCTGGAATGGAACGGCATTCATATAAATAGAGCCCGTATGGATTGTGGGTCGTGCTCCGAAGAGATTGTAGATACCGTCAAGGCCCATTGCAAGTACTTCTATATCAGAGCCAACAGATGCTCCGCTTTTTATGAAGACATGTTCGCTCTCAGGGGATGGAAAGCTGAGGAAATCAACGGGATCAGGTTTGAGTTGAACTCGATTGTCGTAGAAAAATGGAAGGGGAAACCATACCGTCTTGTCATCCAAAGACAAAGAAGAGCAGATGACATACGGGAGCTATGGGAAGGAGAATATACCTACCGGTGTATCCTTACCAATGATTTCGAATCCGATATAAGGGATGTCGTAGAGTTCTATAACCTGCGCGGTGGGAAGGAAAGAATCCTCGATGACATGAACAACGGGTTTGGATGGAAACATTTGCCAAAGTCATTCATGGCAGAAAATGCAGTATACCTGCTGATGACTGCATTGATAAGGAACTTCTACAAAACGATCATCCGAAAATTAAACGTTAAGGATTTTGGCCTATCCATATCGAGTCGTATTAAGACTTTCGTTTTCAAATACATCTCGGTTGCCGCAAAGTGGATTAGGACTTCAAGGACGTACGTGCTAAACATCTATACCGAGAATCCAGCGTATAAAATAGCCTTTCAACAGGATTTTGGCTAA
- the ung gene encoding uracil-DNA glycosylase, with translation MNVKIEESWRKRLQEEFDKPYFEQLVTFVKNEYRSAHVLPPGHQIFHIFNACPFEKVKVVILGQDPYPNPGQYYGVCFSVPQGVPIPGSLANIFKEIHQDLGKPIPTSGNLDRWVEQGVFPMNSVLTVRAHETGSHRNMGWETFTDAVIKKLSDGRENLVFMLWGSYAKEKIALIDTHKHLVLTTVHPSPRSADHGFFGCKHFSKANTFLQSKGIQKIDW, from the coding sequence ATGAATGTCAAAATAGAAGAAAGCTGGCGAAAACGCCTTCAGGAAGAATTTGATAAACCATACTTTGAGCAGTTGGTCACATTTGTCAAGAACGAATACAGAAGCGCCCATGTGCTTCCTCCCGGACACCAGATCTTCCATATTTTTAATGCCTGTCCATTCGAGAAAGTGAAGGTTGTTATACTTGGACAAGACCCTTATCCCAATCCGGGGCAATACTACGGAGTCTGCTTCTCCGTCCCGCAAGGAGTTCCCATTCCTGGATCACTGGCCAACATATTCAAAGAAATACACCAAGACTTAGGCAAACCGATCCCCACATCCGGCAATCTGGACCGTTGGGTAGAGCAAGGCGTGTTTCCTATGAACTCGGTCCTGACTGTACGGGCTCACGAAACCGGCTCACATCGGAATATGGGATGGGAAACTTTTACAGATGCAGTGATAAAGAAATTGAGCGATGGACGTGAGAATCTGGTATTCATGCTGTGGGGAAGTTATGCAAAAGAGAAGATCGCCCTTATCGACACCCATAAACACTTGGTGCTGACAACCGTGCATCCGTCTCCACGCTCTGCTGACCATGGTTTCTTCGGCTGTAAACACTTCAGCAAGGCGAATACTTTCCTCCAAAGCAAAGGTATTCAAAAGATTGACTGGTAA
- the lpxK gene encoding tetraacyldisaccharide 4'-kinase, with the protein MQKNDKIKLNSYLAPLSFLYGIGIWLRNRLFDWGILHSEQYSIPVICIGNLSVGGTGKTPHTEYIIRLLKDKYRIAVLSRGYKRKTSGFILADSESSSLEIGDEPFQMKNKFPDILVAVDANRRRGIQNLLSLPEKDRPEVILLDDAYQHRYVHPSLSIVLSDYHRLFYNDKLMPTGHLREPISNINRTDIVVVTKCDEDMKPIDFRIIEENMKLRAHQLLFFTSIVYGEVKPVFPSEARFLNHKNIGKEDDILLISGIAVPTPFIREAEKYSNKVLPVVFPDHHTFSKSDFKKLDVIFEKMTSPGKLILVTEKDAARLKNSPLVPESWKKYLYYLPIVIRFYNEQSFNETIKKHIITFPKNNILQNKYE; encoded by the coding sequence ATGCAAAAAAATGACAAAATAAAACTTAATTCCTACCTGGCTCCCCTTTCCTTTTTATATGGAATTGGGATATGGTTGCGAAATCGACTTTTTGATTGGGGTATTTTACATTCCGAACAATATTCTATTCCTGTGATCTGCATAGGAAACTTATCTGTAGGAGGAACGGGTAAAACTCCCCATACAGAATATATCATACGTTTACTGAAAGATAAATATCGCATTGCAGTATTAAGCCGAGGGTACAAAAGAAAAACATCGGGGTTTATTCTTGCTGATTCTGAAAGTTCCAGTTTGGAGATCGGAGATGAACCTTTTCAAATGAAAAATAAATTTCCGGATATACTTGTCGCTGTCGACGCTAATCGCCGCCGGGGGATTCAAAATCTTTTATCCCTCCCTGAAAAAGACAGACCTGAAGTAATTCTGTTAGATGATGCATATCAACATAGATATGTGCACCCTTCCCTTTCGATCGTGTTGAGTGACTACCATCGTTTATTTTATAATGATAAACTAATGCCTACCGGACACCTGAGAGAACCGATAAGTAATATAAACCGAACAGATATCGTGGTTGTTACTAAATGCGACGAAGATATGAAGCCGATCGATTTTCGTATTATTGAAGAAAATATGAAGTTGCGGGCTCACCAGTTACTTTTTTTTACCAGCATCGTTTATGGAGAAGTCAAACCTGTATTCCCCTCGGAAGCTCGTTTCTTAAACCATAAAAATATTGGAAAAGAAGATGATATATTGTTGATATCAGGTATTGCAGTTCCCACTCCATTTATTCGTGAGGCAGAAAAGTATTCAAATAAAGTGTTGCCGGTCGTTTTTCCTGATCATCATACGTTTAGCAAGTCAGATTTCAAGAAATTGGATGTGATATTCGAAAAGATGACTTCACCTGGAAAATTGATTTTAGTAACAGAAAAAGATGCAGCACGTTTAAAAAACAGTCCTCTTGTTCCGGAAAGTTGGAAGAAATATTTATATTATCTACCGATTGTAATCAGGTTTTACAATGAGCAGAGTTTTAATGAGACAATAAAAAAACATATTATCACATTTCCCAAAAATAATATATTACAAAACAAATATGAGTAA